From Dehalococcoidales bacterium, a single genomic window includes:
- a CDS encoding cold shock domain-containing protein, with protein MTTGTVMRLVGEHGYGFVSSNAGKDIFFHYSQLEGIKFGALKEGQNVSYKVGLGEKGLVAKDVKLCRSI; from the coding sequence ATGACAACTGGAACGGTAATGCGTCTGGTTGGTGAGCATGGCTATGGTTTTGTCTCCAGCAACGCTGGAAAAGATATATTTTTCCATTACAGTCAGCTTGAAGGCATTAAATTCGGGGCTCTTAAAGAAGGGCAAAACGTAAGCTATAAGGTGGGGTTGGGAGAGAAGGGACTCGTGGCTAAAGACGTTAAGTTGTGCCGGTCGATATAA
- a CDS encoding MFS transporter, with amino-acid sequence MRGFFRPVQKSIERGVRHTLRHHSTNNDNDRKSKNNLLRFHGDAASSAVEEAAINYQSPSIIAAGANAQSVSILATMVNLCLSLVCIKAPALIERLGQTKRGAVILSFLNLLVWVPLILAFLLSNMGITPVWLAMLWLVNVMPGILLSFQRDNWMSNIVPPQTLGRYLGQRLAIKSAFYLGAFCLLGFMLDAQGEKSLISFAFIFIIALVMSAFDFVIFTHMHEPVKKEPVKPAPEPPVIKFGLFSYIKELKEKKLNLFIGFTSLFYLTVGLTGPLYAVYMLEEKHFTYLSFTVIIATEYLARVVSAPFWGKYADKKGNIKVLGIVSRIIPAVPIAWLFCSNIGYLAAVQMISGICWGAFDLSTQSYLYKVAPPAKKLKYIVYTRCLILLSTAVGGLIGAYLVDGVFMIFGSRLLTIFMISGFFRAVVVMYLIPKLVDLAVSYGKPKSPPKVEMAVPGTPVTSRRGLFYQQQELAEEQVNSPVIEYNAVKLSADLEAMRQHNRLLEERLAKAQTAKEEILALSKNLRRSQRRTWVTEKLIQPNIIKQEAVMPAKSVLNTTRRNWAAAATPAKEKKVSDRPVVSKSSRRPWFGDSEIAAAYTARTAEPVLLMPKKDMGRTGAGNGLYHDNAGWTNYLRETMQSVMRENRDLKAVPDIKPAPIVSTVPARVCRPEKLPFQGKLPELVKVPVYLR; translated from the coding sequence GTGCGCGGTTTTTTTCGGCCGGTACAAAAAAGTATTGAAAGAGGGGTTAGGCATACGCTCCGTCATCATAGCACCAACAACGATAATGACCGCAAGTCTAAAAATAACCTGCTGCGTTTTCACGGGGACGCCGCTTCTTCCGCGGTGGAAGAAGCGGCCATCAATTACCAGTCCCCGTCAATAATAGCGGCGGGGGCCAACGCGCAAAGCGTGTCTATCCTGGCCACAATGGTCAATCTGTGCCTGTCCCTGGTATGCATCAAAGCGCCGGCGCTTATCGAGCGTCTGGGACAGACCAAGCGCGGCGCCGTAATCCTCAGCTTTTTAAACTTGCTGGTATGGGTACCGCTTATCCTGGCTTTCCTGTTGTCCAACATGGGCATTACGCCGGTTTGGCTGGCTATGCTGTGGCTGGTAAACGTCATGCCTGGGATACTGCTAAGTTTCCAACGGGACAACTGGATGTCCAACATCGTGCCGCCGCAGACTTTGGGACGTTATCTGGGACAGCGCCTGGCAATAAAGAGCGCTTTTTACCTGGGCGCTTTCTGCCTGCTGGGGTTCATGCTGGATGCTCAGGGAGAGAAAAGCCTGATAAGCTTCGCCTTCATATTTATTATCGCGCTGGTGATGTCCGCGTTTGATTTTGTCATTTTCACCCATATGCACGAGCCGGTGAAGAAAGAGCCCGTGAAACCGGCGCCGGAACCGCCTGTAATAAAATTCGGCCTGTTCAGCTATATAAAGGAGTTAAAAGAGAAGAAACTCAACTTGTTCATCGGATTTACATCTTTGTTCTACCTTACGGTTGGATTGACCGGGCCGCTGTACGCGGTGTATATGCTGGAGGAGAAACATTTCACCTACCTGAGTTTTACGGTTATTATCGCCACGGAGTACCTGGCCAGGGTGGTCAGCGCGCCTTTCTGGGGTAAATATGCGGATAAAAAGGGCAATATCAAGGTGCTGGGCATCGTTTCCCGCATCATTCCAGCCGTCCCCATCGCCTGGCTGTTCTGCTCCAACATCGGTTACCTGGCCGCGGTCCAGATGATATCAGGCATATGCTGGGGAGCTTTCGACCTGTCCACCCAGAGCTACCTGTATAAAGTAGCGCCACCGGCGAAAAAGCTGAAATACATCGTCTATACCCGCTGTCTGATACTGCTTTCCACCGCCGTGGGCGGCTTAATCGGCGCTTACCTGGTCGATGGCGTTTTCATGATTTTCGGCAGCCGGCTACTGACCATCTTTATGATTTCCGGCTTCTTCCGGGCGGTGGTGGTAATGTACTTGATACCAAAATTGGTGGACCTGGCGGTATCCTACGGCAAACCCAAGTCGCCCCCTAAAGTTGAAATGGCGGTGCCCGGGACGCCCGTGACATCCAGGCGCGGCCTGTTTTATCAACAGCAGGAGTTAGCTGAAGAGCAGGTAAATTCTCCGGTCATCGAGTATAACGCGGTCAAGCTTTCCGCTGACCTGGAGGCGATGCGGCAACATAACCGGCTGCTGGAAGAGAGGCTGGCTAAAGCCCAGACGGCTAAAGAGGAAATACTTGCGCTGTCTAAAAATTTGCGGCGGAGCCAGCGGCGGACCTGGGTAACGGAAAAATTAATACAGCCGAATATCATCAAACAAGAAGCTGTTATGCCGGCTAAAAGTGTGCTGAATACCACACGTCGCAATTGGGCGGCCGCGGCCACCCCTGCAAAAGAGAAAAAGGTATCAGACCGCCCGGTGGTGTCAAAATCGTCACGCCGCCCCTGGTTCGGCGATTCGGAGATAGCCGCGGCTTATACCGCCAGAACAGCCGAGCCTGTATTACTGATGCCGAAAAAGGACATGGGTCGTACCGGTGCCGGCAATGGTCTTTACCACGATAATGCCGGCTGGACGAACTATCTTAGAGAAACGATGCAGTCCGTGATGCGGGAAAATCGCGACCTCAAAGCGGTGCCTGATATCAAGCCGGCGCCGATAGTGAGTACTGTACCTGCGAGAGTGTGCCGTCCGGAAAAGCTGCCGTTCCAAGGCAAACTGCCGGAACTGGTAAAGGTGCCGGTCTATCTGCGCTAA
- a CDS encoding response regulator transcription factor yields MKIIICDDQAIVRDGLEMLLKLERDIDVIGLASDGAEAVRLVAEKAPDLVLMDLKMPVMNGIEATGQIRTEYPAVKVLVLTTYDDDEWVLDAIRAGASGYLLKDTSREEVVKAIRGTVAGKTYVDPSVAGKVLRQASSHQNQPTTLITDILTERETEVLRLIARGLSNADIADKLYLSEGTVRNHVSAILAKLGVADRTRAAVLAIQHGL; encoded by the coding sequence ATGAAAATAATTATCTGCGACGACCAGGCGATTGTCCGGGACGGACTGGAAATGCTCCTGAAGCTCGAACGGGATATTGACGTAATAGGCCTGGCGAGCGATGGCGCCGAGGCCGTCAGGCTGGTGGCGGAAAAAGCACCTGACCTGGTGTTGATGGACCTCAAGATGCCGGTGATGAACGGTATTGAAGCCACCGGGCAGATACGTACCGAATATCCCGCCGTTAAAGTCCTGGTGCTGACCACCTATGACGATGACGAATGGGTACTAGATGCCATCCGGGCGGGAGCGTCCGGCTATCTGCTGAAGGACACCTCCCGGGAGGAGGTAGTCAAGGCGATAAGGGGCACGGTGGCCGGTAAAACGTACGTGGATCCCTCTGTGGCGGGGAAGGTATTGCGCCAGGCTTCCAGCCACCAGAACCAGCCGACCACACTTATCACCGATATCCTTACCGAAAGGGAAACGGAAGTGCTGCGTTTGATAGCCAGGGGCTTGAGCAACGCGGACATCGCGGATAAATTGTATTTATCCGAGGGTACGGTACGCAACCACGTGAGCGCTATCCTCGCCAAACTCGGCGTGGCGGACCGCACCCGGGCGGCCGTTTTAGCTATTCAGCACGGACTTTAG
- a CDS encoding sensor histidine kinase gives MKRTTPSPDVIRLIRFTSFLWIGYLVILAILSKSFWSQQPRNLDYYLLLGYIAVFCLGLSYWRWAQETLQKAFLPLMIFIITVMPVIVNQLISRMSPLGPRFVLPEGQVLAILPFLFTGLLLVAWQYKWQYMLFVILGIMGLNFLSMWSSSDRGSPPFQGMMVITLIQAVVYLAVGFSISYLMSRIRRQQESLEAANLRLTHYAGTLEQLTTSRERNRLARELHDTLAHSLSGLSVQLETVKAYWDIDPPAARLLLDKSLTAAHAGLEETRRALKALRASPLDDLGLAMALKTMAEDAAARAKLALDLSITKSLPVLSPDLEQGIYRIAQEAVTNAVKHARATNLAVKLESIQGKTVLTVHDDGISFDINKSEKTAHFGITVMQERAQLMAAELKITGEPGNGTTVQLTI, from the coding sequence ATGAAAAGGACTACGCCCAGCCCGGATGTGATACGTCTTATCCGCTTCACCTCTTTCCTGTGGATAGGCTATCTGGTGATACTGGCTATCCTCAGTAAATCGTTCTGGAGCCAGCAACCTCGCAATCTGGACTATTATCTGCTGCTGGGTTACATCGCCGTTTTCTGTCTGGGACTGAGTTACTGGAGATGGGCGCAGGAAACACTGCAAAAGGCTTTCCTGCCGCTGATGATTTTCATCATCACGGTGATGCCGGTCATCGTGAATCAGCTTATCAGCCGAATGTCTCCCCTCGGCCCCCGCTTCGTCCTGCCGGAAGGACAGGTGCTGGCGATACTCCCATTTCTCTTCACCGGTCTGTTGCTGGTTGCCTGGCAGTATAAATGGCAGTATATGCTATTCGTCATCCTGGGGATTATGGGGCTGAATTTCCTTTCGATGTGGTCTTCGTCTGACCGCGGTTCGCCGCCTTTTCAGGGAATGATGGTGATTACCCTGATTCAGGCTGTCGTTTACCTGGCGGTGGGCTTTTCCATCAGCTATTTGATGAGCCGGATAAGGCGTCAGCAGGAGTCCCTGGAAGCCGCCAATCTGCGATTGACCCATTACGCCGGCACTCTGGAGCAGCTTACCACAAGCCGGGAACGCAACCGGCTGGCCCGTGAGTTGCACGATACCCTGGCGCATTCCTTAAGCGGCCTGTCCGTCCAGTTGGAGACGGTAAAAGCCTACTGGGATATCGACCCGCCGGCGGCACGCTTGCTACTGGACAAGTCTTTAACCGCCGCCCATGCCGGGCTGGAAGAAACGCGGCGGGCGCTTAAGGCGCTCCGCGCCAGCCCCCTGGATGACCTGGGGCTGGCGATGGCATTAAAAACCATGGCGGAAGACGCGGCAGCGCGCGCCAAACTTGCCCTGGATCTGTCCATTACAAAAAGCCTGCCGGTACTCTCGCCGGACCTGGAGCAGGGCATTTACCGCATCGCGCAAGAAGCGGTAACCAACGCGGTAAAGCACGCCCGCGCTACAAACCTCGCGGTAAAACTGGAGTCTATACAGGGTAAAACAGTGCTAACGGTGCATGATGACGGCATCAGCTTTGATATCAATAAAAGTGAAAAAACAGCGCATTTTGGGATTACCGTGATGCAGGAAAGAGCACAGCTCATGGCCGCCGAACTAAAAATAACCGGCGAACCGGGAAATGGCACTACCGTGCAGCTAACGATATAA
- a CDS encoding HlyD family efflux transporter periplasmic adaptor subunit, with amino-acid sequence MKRKITIALILALLVIMVMTATLSGCGSSESTSTGQNQTYTVQRGNISEDITAAGNLALSTVEDLTFDLFYQKGTVASVNVAVGDTVTKGDVLASLDTSEWNDQIQALEDALTAAQRDVTTKQRALITAQRQVANAEQAITTAQNQVTAKQLALRQAQLNLETAQYNLAAIADIKDQQDIIDRDTNLLEFIETKLLESVSPSANPLDFQFWTNEKARVTAELAAAQKELRDILAGNSINVSTTVALQVVSLQLALDTAQMNLDNAMQAIDTASTAVTNAQQDLVFAEQDAANAQDNVDAANKAVTDAQQNLAEAKAASPDITAPIDGFVTKINAAGGDQVLSGAVIIEVADPDKFQADILVSEMDITQVAVGGDATVSLDAISGITIPAKVTRISPTATIQSGVVNYSVTVELESLTALAAAADNITIGSGTRPSFPGASDNFTGGSPGMIGNTDNATIGNFPNFPGSDNVTVNNNFQSMIAAAVSSVELRQGMSATVSVIVQQSVNVLMVPYSAITTENGKSYVQVITDTGATEKREIQTGVTNYSYTEVTSGLSEGEKISLAQTASSSSSSQSNSTFRQGQSFIIPGGNGGSFPQGGQ; translated from the coding sequence TTGAAAAGGAAAATTACTATTGCATTGATACTGGCATTGCTGGTTATCATGGTGATGACGGCCACGCTGTCGGGTTGCGGCTCGTCTGAAAGCACGTCCACCGGCCAGAACCAGACATACACGGTCCAGCGGGGGAATATCTCCGAGGATATCACGGCGGCGGGCAACCTGGCCCTTTCCACCGTGGAAGACCTGACTTTTGATTTATTTTACCAGAAAGGTACGGTTGCCTCGGTGAATGTAGCCGTCGGGGACACGGTCACTAAAGGAGACGTTTTAGCCAGCCTGGACACTTCGGAATGGAATGACCAGATACAGGCGCTGGAAGATGCTCTGACCGCCGCCCAACGGGATGTCACCACTAAACAGCGGGCCCTGATTACCGCCCAGCGGCAGGTGGCCAACGCGGAGCAGGCCATTACTACCGCTCAGAACCAGGTAACGGCCAAGCAGCTCGCCCTGCGGCAGGCGCAGCTTAATCTGGAAACAGCCCAGTATAATCTTGCCGCCATCGCTGATATAAAAGACCAGCAGGACATTATAGATAGAGATACCAACCTGCTTGAATTTATCGAAACCAAGCTGCTGGAATCAGTCAGCCCCAGCGCCAATCCCCTGGATTTTCAATTCTGGACCAATGAAAAGGCGCGGGTGACGGCGGAGCTTGCTGCTGCCCAGAAAGAATTGAGAGACATTCTGGCCGGGAACAGCATCAATGTATCTACCACGGTGGCGCTCCAGGTGGTTAGCCTTCAGTTGGCTTTGGATACCGCCCAGATGAACCTGGATAATGCCATGCAAGCTATAGATACCGCCAGCACGGCGGTAACCAACGCCCAGCAGGACCTCGTCTTTGCCGAGCAGGATGCCGCCAACGCCCAGGATAACGTTGATGCCGCCAACAAAGCGGTAACGGACGCCCAGCAGAACCTGGCGGAAGCCAAAGCCGCCAGCCCGGATATCACTGCTCCTATTGACGGCTTCGTCACCAAGATAAATGCCGCCGGCGGCGACCAAGTACTCAGCGGCGCAGTCATTATTGAAGTGGCTGACCCGGACAAGTTCCAGGCGGACATTCTGGTCAGTGAAATGGACATCACCCAGGTAGCGGTAGGCGGTGATGCCACCGTTTCTTTGGACGCAATTTCTGGCATCACCATCCCGGCCAAAGTCACCCGGATTTCACCCACGGCCACCATTCAGTCCGGCGTGGTCAACTACTCGGTAACCGTTGAGCTGGAGTCCCTCACGGCATTGGCAGCGGCGGCGGATAATATAACTATTGGTAGCGGCACCCGGCCGTCATTCCCCGGCGCCAGCGATAACTTTACCGGGGGCAGCCCTGGTATGATCGGCAATACCGATAACGCAACTATCGGCAACTTCCCGAATTTCCCGGGAAGCGATAACGTTACCGTAAATAATAACTTCCAGAGCATGATTGCCGCGGCGGTGTCCAGCGTAGAGCTGCGGCAGGGCATGAGCGCTACGGTGAGCGTAATCGTGCAGCAGAGCGTCAACGTACTCATGGTTCCCTATTCAGCCATAACCACCGAAAACGGCAAGAGCTACGTGCAGGTAATCACGGACACCGGTGCTACTGAAAAACGTGAGATCCAGACCGGCGTGACCAACTACTCCTACACCGAGGTGACTTCAGGGCTTAGCGAAGGCGAGAAAATCAGCCTGGCCCAGACCGCCAGTTCAAGCTCAAGCAGTCAGAGCAACTCGACTTTCCGTCAGGGGCAAAGCTTCATCATACCGGGCGGCAACGGCGGCTCCTTCCCGCAGGGAGGGCAGTAA